The following are from one region of the Silene latifolia isolate original U9 population chromosome 9, ASM4854445v1, whole genome shotgun sequence genome:
- the LOC141601061 gene encoding uncharacterized protein LOC141601061, with protein MYPILLNPVGLGALTADPISTTKSTPVVPGINPGEQSAGNAYPGICSYMPYTPDSQFRPIVNSTPLPGSYMVPPYMPGGTPNPYGIYSVPHNQGMGLGSHVEQQIQDIRFLLSKIPRLPRPMEVGTPECYEDSPFVDSIALVSMPKGFTTSTMTLYNGTEDPLEHINQYKQKMMVVATTGPEKEACMCKGFGSTLSEATLQWFLNLRNKSISSFAELVNVFNQQFASSRKPEKLSSDLYRIVQRFEESTRDYLARFNMEKISILRCDPTTAVNAFIRGLHRDSDLYKDLTKHPCATFEEVKQMAEATYRLEEDEDRRDLELGQRARWPKKPTPRENDRRDASKRCEYHNDIGHNTEDCVVLRKEVKHLYSARCLDNLLPKGAKYGKVNTVDQAQPSPPPPYSKDLPAISFDEADIPDEAEHHHDALIITLCIGNCLVKKILVDTGSSVNLIMLETLKNMGFREKDLVQKAVHLVGFSRETKQSLGEIVIPTFAGGMNKQVRYLVIDGPSTYNVILGRPWIHEMKAVPSTYHQSLKFRTPWGVHEIRGDQNVGRDCYKNALKPTAAGPT; from the exons ATGTACCCCATACTACTCAATCCTGTGGGATTAGGAGCACTGACTGCAGATCCCATATCAACAACCAAAAGTACGCCAGTGGTACCAGGCATCAATCCAGGGGAACAGTCAGCAGGAAACGCATATCCCGGGATATGCTCCTATATGCCATATACTCCAGACAGTCAGTTCAGGCCTATTGTGAACTCAACACCATTACCTGGAAGCTACATGGTACCTCCATACATGCCAGGAGGAACACCAAATCCATATGGTATCTACTCAGTACCCCACAACCAGGGTATGGGGTTAGGAAGCCATGTAGAACAACAGATACAGGATATCAGGTTCTTACTCAGCAAGATTCCAAGGTTACCACGTCCCATGGAGGTAGGAACCCCGGAGTGCTATGAGGATTCCCCCTTCGTGGACAGCATTGCCCTTGTCAGCATGCCAAAGGGGTTCACCACATCAACAATGACGTTGTATAATGGAACAGAGGATCCGCTGGAGCACATCAACCAGTACAAACAGAAAATGATGGTGGTTGCAACAACAGGGCCTGAAAAGGAGGCatgtatgtgcaaaggattcggttcCACCTTGTCAGAAGCCACACTCCAGTGGTTCCTTAACCTTCGCAACAAGTCTATTTCCAGCTTTGCAGAGTTAGTGAACGTTTTCAATCAGCAGTTCGCAAGCAGTCGCAAGCCAGAAAAATTATCCAGTGATCTATATCGGATCGTCCAGAGGTTCGAGGAGTCCACCAGGGATTATCTTGCCAGATTCAATATGGAAAAAATATCTATCCTTAGGTGCGACCCTACAACGGCAGTCAACGCCTTCATAAGGGGACTACATCGCGACTCTGATTTGTATAAGGATCTCACCAAGCATCCATGTGCCACGTTTGAGGAAGTCAAGCAAATGGCAGAGGCTACTTATCGCctagaggaggatgaggatagaaGGGACCT GGAGCTAGGGCAGAGGGCCAGGTGGCCCAAGAAGCCTACTCCCAGGGAGAACGATAGAAGAGATGCGAGCAAAAGGTGTGAATACCACAACGATATTGGCCACAATACAGAAGATTGTGTAGTACTACGAAAGGAAGTGAAGCACCTCTACAGTGCTAGATGCTTGGATAACTTGCTCCCCAAGGGGGCAAAATATGGAAAGGTCAATACTGTTGACCAGGCCCAACCATCCCCACCTCCACCTTACTCAAAG GATCTACCAGCAATCTCATTCGATGAGGCAGACATACCTGATGAGGCAGAACACCACCATGACGCCTTGATCATTACCCTTTGTATAGGGAATTGCCTTGTTAAAAAGatattggtagatacaggaagctctgtAAATCTGATAATGCTGGAAACCTTGAAGAACATGGGGTTCAGAGAAAAAGACCTGGTGCAGAAGGCAGTACACTTGGTAGGCTTTAGTAGAGAAACTAAACAATCCCTTGGAGAAATAGTGATACCTACCTTTGCAGGGGGTATGAACAAACAGGTACGGTACTTGGTCATTGATGGTCCGTCAACTTATAACGTGATACTTGGCAGGCCTTGGATCCATGAAATGAAAGCAGTACCATCAACGTACCATCAGAGCCTGAAATTCCGTACACCCTGGGGGGTACATGAGATACGGGGAGATCAAAATGTAGGTCGGGATTGCTACAAGAACGCTCTGAAACCCACTGCAGCTGGTCcaacatag